GCCGTCCCGCCGTGGCAGCATGGCCGGTGACACGACCGTGGAGGGGAACGCGATGAGCGCGAACGGAACGACCGGCTCGGCCTTCGGCCCGGGTGCCGAGGATGCGGTGCCGAACGACGCCGGTGAACTGCGACGTCGCATGAGCGAGTCAGCCGAGGGCTTCCTCGGCAGCGCCGCCTGGGTGCCGTGGAAGACCGACGGCGCCGACGGCGACCCCGAGGACGGCAGCGTCGCGCACGTCGTCATCCGCGACCGCCAGTTCGTGCCGGTCTTCACCGACCCGTCGGAGCTGCGGACGAGCCTCCCGGGCCTCGAGGCCCGCGCGACCCCGATGGCCGAACTCGTCAGCGCCCTGCCCGAGGAGTTCGGGATCGTCGTCGACCCGACCAGCGCCCAGGCCGCGAACTTCCTGCAGGCCGACGTGATCGCCGGGCTGCGCGAGGGCATGCACCGCGGCGTCCCGACCGACGACGACGCCCCGTCGGACTCCGACCCGGCCTGATGTCCGAGTCGCTCACGCTGCCGGAAGCGTTGGCGCTCCTGCTCCTCGACCCCGGCGGCCGACTGCTCGCCACCGGGCAGGCGTTCGACGCCGGGTTGGCCGGAGCGGCGCTCGGTGACCTCGCCCTCCGCGGACAGGTCTCGCTCGAGCGGAAGCGGGTCGTCGTCGCCAAGGCACCGCCCACGGGGAACCCGGCGATCGACGGCTTCGTGCACTTCCTCGAGGCCGCGCCGTCGCCGCGACGTCCCACCAGCTGGGTCTCGCGCCTGGGCAACCGGGGGCTCCGCGACGCCGTCCTCGGCGGCCTCGTCCACCGCGGGGTCCTCGCTCGTGAGGAGCGGCGCGTCCTCGGCATCTTCCCCTCGGTGCGGTGGCCCGAGCGTGACGGCGGTCCCGAGAAGGCCCTGCGCGCCGAGCTCTGGGCGGTCCTGCAGGGCCAGGCGGTGCCGACCCCGTTCACGACCGCGCTCATCGGGCTCCTGCAGGCGACCCGGTCGCTGCGGACGCAGTTCGGCCCGCAGGACCGGGCGCGGGTGCGGTGGATCACCCAGGGTGACTGGATCGCGGAGGCGGTGCGGTTCGTGATCCGGCAGGCCGAGTCCTCCGTTGGCGGCATCGACGGAGCGGACGGCGGCGGTGGCGGGGACGGCGGCGGCGGTGGGGACGGCGGCAGCAGCTGACAGCGACGACGCCTCACTCTGCACCGTCGGTGCAGCCCCGGCGGGTGGGCAGGAGGACCGACTCCCCGAGCAGGACATCCGGCTGCCCGGCGCCATCCGAACCGCACCAGAACTGGGGCTGCGCCGACCTGGGGGGTCCGGTCCAAACTGGTCCGGCTCGTACGGTGAACTGGGGGAAGCGACGATGCCACTAGGTGGTCCGGGGCCGCGTGACTGGTCCCCGTCAGAGGATCGAGCACGCGGTGGGCGCTCAGTGCCGCCGATCGCGACGATGACGTTGGCACCCGCTCCGACTCGAGCGCGGACGCGCCCCGCTGCGTTCGCCTGGTTGTCGATGCTCCTGGGCGGCGGCAGCGTCGCGCTCGCACTGGTCGAGCCGCAGCACGAAGGGGTCTCGACCGGTTTCGTTGCCTCGACCATCGGCGTGACGGCGATCGTCGTCGGGACCCATGCCGTCCGTCTCGCGCGGTGGGGCTCACCGACGGTCAGGGCGTTCGGCCGAGGTGGTGCGCTCCTCGGCGGGATCGGGTCGGCGCTCATGGCCTACGCGGTACTCGCCTTCGGGCTGAGCACGACCGGCATCGTCCTCCCGCCGCTCTCGCTTGCCATCGAGCACACCGAGCGAACGCTCACCCTGCCCGAGGCCGAGCGGCAACCCGCAGCGGTCGAAGCGGATGCACCCGCGGCGGTCGCGGGCGAGGGCGGGCCCGCCGAGGTCGGGCAGTCGACCGCCGAAGCGCCGCCGGCCGCGGTGACCGTGCCGGCAGCGCCCTTGCCGCCGCTGACGGCCGCTGAGGAGCGGTCCGCGCTCATGCAGACGGTCGGCACACTGTCCTTCGTGCTCCGACAGCGGTTCGAGGCCGGACCCTTCCCTCCGGCCCTCGTCGTCGAGTCCGCCCCACAGCACCGGATCACGCTCGCAGACGGCTCACCGCTCGTCGCCCTGCCCCCGGGCGCTCAGGTGACCTACTCGGTGTCAGCCGATGCGGCCTCGTGGTCCGTGTCCGTCGTCGGTGCACAGTTCGGCGCGACGGCGACCTACGACTCACGGACCGGTGTCGTCGAGGCGCACTGACGTCGCCACCGATGATCTCGGACGGATCCGCCACCGGTTCAGTGCTGCGTGGGCCTCAGCCCCGCGGTCCCACCAACTCGATGAACCGCGACAGCAGCGCCAGCCCCGGGATCGACGGCGGCAGCGCCGTCGTCAGCGCCGGCGAGTGCACCAGGTACGCCGCCCACTTCGCCCGCGACAGCGCGACGTTCAGCCGGTTCGGCATGAGCAGGAAGTCGAGCCCGCGCGGGATGTCCGCCGCCGAGGACGCGGCCAGCGAGGTGATCGACACCACCGCCTCCCGGCCCTGGAACAGGTCGACCGTCCCGACCTGCGTGCCGCGGAAGCCCGCCCGGTCGAGCGCCTCCCGGACGACCGCGCCCTGCGCGTTGTAGGGCGCGACGACGATCACGTCCTCGTCGGTCAGCTGTCGCGTACCCTGCTCGTCCGTCCAGGTCCGGCCGACGACGTCCGCGACGAGGGCGACGACCTGCGCCGCTTCCTCCGGTGACGAGGTCGTGTTGCCCGCGTGCAGCACCGGCACCGGGTGGACGCCGGCGTCGATGCCGTCGAGGTGCCGCCCGGACACCATCGACGCGAGCTGCCCGTCGTAGGACAGCCCGGAGACCGCGGCGGTCAGGGCCGTCTCCATCCGCCGGGTCTTCGCCAGGAAGTACCCGAACTCCGGCGGCAGCACGTGCTCCCCGTCCGCGAGCCAACCGAGCGCGGACTGGTCGACCGGCTCGGGGTGCGACCCCTGCGACACCTGCGGGAGCTGCTGCGGGTCACCGAGCAACAGCAGGCGTGTGGCGGCGACGGCGGAGGCGATCGTCGGCGCGAGCGAGAACTGCCCCGCCTCGTCGACGACGAGCAGGTCCAGGGAGCGCCGGCCGGTCGTCGACTCGTTCGCGAAGGTCCACGCCGTCCCGCCGACGACTCCCCCGGTGCCGGTGTCGGCGCAGGACTGCAGGAACGCCGCGATCGCAGCGCCGTTCTTCACGGGCGTCCACTGCGCCGCCTCGATCTCCTCGGCGTCGGCACCGCTCTTCGGCTGCTTCACGACCCGCTCCGCCGGCACACCGGCGGCGATGACGGCGTCGAGAAAGTTCTCGCTCGTCGCGTGCGACTGCCCGACCACGCCGACACGCCACCCGTGCTCACGCACGAGCTTCGCGACGACGTTCGACCCGACGTACGTCTTGCCGGTGCCGGGAGGCCCCTGGATCGCCAGGTACGACCGGTCCAGTCCCAGCAGGGTCGCCACCACGGCGCTCACCGTGTCGTCGCCGACGACGGGCGCGAGGGGCCCGCGCGGCGGCACCCGCCGGAGGAGGTCGAGCGCCGGGTCGGGCAGCATCTCGGGCAGCGCGTCGAGCACCTCGGCACCCCACTCGGCGATCGCCTCGGGCTGCGGCTTCGCCCGGGGCGGCGACGACGGTGCGAGGGCGACCGGGAAGTCCGTGTGCGGTTCTCCCCCGCCGACCGGCATGCGTTCCAGGAGCAGCACCTCGGTGACATCGCCGTTGTCCCACACCTCGAGGATGACCGCACGGTCCGTCGCACCCTTGGAACCGGGGCCCGGGGCGGCGATCGACGCCGGGAGTGGGTCGTCGTAGACGAGGTGGGGCGAGCCTCCCGGCCGGAGCCGCGAGCCCGGGGCGAGCGTCCCCGACACCCGGATCTCTCGTGACAGCGAGCGGGCGCGCGGCAGCGTCGCCCAGTCGCGCTCGACGGAGGCGCGTTCGACGACCAGGACGTCACGCGTGTCCGCCCACTCGTCGACCGGGTTGCGGAGGCGGTCGAAGTGGTCCTGCCAGAAGGTCTTCGCCTCGCGGCGGTGGTAGTCGATCGCCGCCGCGGCGAGCGCCAGCGCGGTCTGGTCAGGCGTGCGGTCGAGGGCGTCGACGTCGCCGAGGTACTCGGTGAGCGCGACGGTCACCGGGTTCGGCTCGCGCTCGACCGGGATGGGCGGGAGGCCCTCGAGCTCGGTCGTGGTGGTGGCGTCCGGCGCGTGTTCGGCGCGGAGGCCGAGCAGCCAGTCGCGGAGGCGCAGCGTCGACCGGCAGTCGTAGGCGTTGTAGTCGGCGACCTGGTCGAGCTGCCGCTGCCCCTCGGCGGGGTCGCCGCTGCGGAGCTCCTCGATCGCGTCGACGTAGGCGGTGATGCTGTCAGCCGCGTTCGTCACGTCGCTCAGGCGCAGGTCGTCGCCCATGTACAGCGGCTCGAGCTTCTTGATCGAGTAGCTGCGGCTGCCGACCACCAGGGCCTTCCGCACGATCGGGTACAGGTCGACCAGGACGCCGGCGCGCAGGAGGTCGTCCACCGCGTCCTCCCCCACCCCGTGCCGGGCGGCGAGGGACAGCAGATGTGTCCGCTCGTACGCGGCGTAGTGGTAGATGTGCATGTCCGGGTACCGCTCGCGGCGGTCGGCGATGAACGCGAGGAAGTCTTCGAGGGCTCGTCGCTCATCGCGGATGGTGTGCGCCCAGAACGCGCGGAACTCGGCCTGGTCGTCGACGAGGCCGAACAGGTAGTCGAGGCCCCAGTGCACGCCGTCCTCGGTGTGGAGCGGGTCGCCCTCGAAGTCGAAGAAGACGTCGCCCGGGTTGGGGGCGGGGATCGCGTCGAGTGCCCGCGGGTCCATGACGTCGAAGGCCGGCCCTCCGTTCGGGCTGGCAGCGTTGCTGCGGTTGACTGCGCGCTCCGTTTCGATCTGGAGGCTCGCCTGCCGCACCAGACGATCCAGCGTCGTCTTCGACATGGTCGCCACCGGCGCGGTCCGGACCGCCAGGTCGTCGATCGACCGGACCCCCTGCCGGATCAGCTTCGTCCGCTGGTCGAGGCGCATGCCGGCGACGAGGACCAGATCCCGGTGTCGCTGCACCTCCTGCTGGCACGCGGAGCACCGGCCACAGCTCGAGTAGCGCGGGTCACCCCACTGCATCGGTTCGTCGGCAGCCAAGCGCTCGGCGATCACCCGGATCAGCTCGGCCCGCTGGGTGCGGTACACCGGCACGATGTCGGCCAGCTCGTGTGTGGTCGTCGTCCGGTCGCCGAGGACCAGGTGCACCTGCTGCCCGGTCGGGATGTCGTTCGCCCGCATCTGCTCGGCGTAGGCGGCGAGCTGCAGCAGAGCGCTGATCTTGGCGTGCCGCGCGAGCTTGGTGTCGTACACCTCGTACTCACCGCGGGCGTTGCGGATGATGAAGTCAGCGAAGCCGATGAAGCCCGTGCCGTCCGCGGACGCGGGGACGTGGAACGTCGGTTGGAACAGGACGTCCGCGCCGTCCCGCATCGCTCTGAGGGCTTGCTCGGCCGCTTCGGCGTACTGCGGCGGAGCCGGGCGGTCGAACTCCACCACGTCGTGGGTCTGCTTGAGGATCTCGAGGTAGTCGAGTTCGTGCTGGTCCCCCAGGCGTGCCGTCCGGTCGAGCATGTCGTCGTGCTCGTCCGGCAGGGGCTCCCCGCGACCGAGCTTGACGTCCAGGCGGCGGAGGACCGCCCACTCGCAGGTCGCCCACGTGGTGAGGTCGCTGGGGCTGAGCATGGCTCGGCCGTCCTCGGTGATCTGCACTGCGCTCCTTGCCGTCCGTGTCGTCGCTGCCCTGGAACTCTAGGGGCGACCACCGACCGGTGCTGGTGGGCCATCGCGTTCCCCGATCGGCGAGGCCGGAGCCGGACGGAGCAGCCCGGCCGCCACCGCGACGACCGGGCTGCGGGTGCTCAGTACGTCTGTCGGACGGAGTTCACCGAGAGTCGGAGTTCGGGAGCGTACGACGTCCCGTTGATCTTCGAGATCGTCCAGTGGTACCGGTCGGACCGGGTCATCACACCCCAGTCGCTCTTGCCGCAACGGTTGGTCTTCGAGCCCTTGCTCTGGTCCGGCAGCAGACCGCGCTCGTCGTAGAGCGTCACGGTCGCGGAGGCGAACCCCGACGCGTTCCCGGAGACACGGCAGCCACTGAACGTCGTCGTCGTGCTCGTCCGCACCCACGGCCGTCCCCCTGCCGCGTTCGGTCGAGCCCGGCACGGCGATGCTAGTGTTCGCTGACATTTCAATGCAAGGAACCGCCACGCATGAGCATCACCCTAGACGAACTGTCCTTCGCGCACCCGCGCAGACCCCCGCTCCTGAACGCCCTCTCGCTCGAGATCCCCAAGGGCAGGTCCGTCCTGCTCGGGCCGAACGGTGCCGGGAAGTCGACCCTCCTCGCGCTGATCGCCGATGCGCTGCGCCCCCGCAGCGGCACGATCTCCGTCGGTCCGGCAGGCTCGGCGTCGACGAAGGGCAACCGTCGACGCTTCCGTCGCGCGGTCAGTTGGCTGCCACAGCACACCGCCGCGATGCCCAGGCTGACCGTCCGGGAACAGGTCGCCTACAGCGGCTGGCTGAAGGGCCTCTCCCGGGCCGACGCCTGGGAGCGCAGCGAAGGAGCCCTCGCGGCCGCTGATCTCGGGGCACGGAGCGACCAACGAGCGGCCACCCTGTCCGGCGGGCAGATGCGACGCCTCGGCGTCGCGAGCGCGCTCGTTTCCGGAGCCTCCTGGCTCCTGCTCGACGAGCCGACCGCGGGGCTGGATCCTGCCCAACGCAATCGGTTCGCCCAGGTCGTGCAGGGCCTCCCGGATGACGTCTCGGTCCTGATCTCCACTCACCAAACCGACGACGTCGTGGCGACCATCGACCACGTGACGGTCCTGGTCGACGGGCGGGTGCCGTTCGCCGGTACGGTCGCTGACTTCACGCGCCCCTTCGACGGCCGGGAGCCGGCGGCTGCGGTCATCGCGGCCTACACGCAGTTCGCGGACGAGGAGGACTGATGCGTCCGCTCGTCCCCTGGCGGAGCCGAGCCGCGGTGTGGGTGACCCCGCCAGGGCTGGCCGGAGTGGTCGGCTACACCGCGCAGTTCGGGTCCGAGACGACGGTCGTCGGGTACTGGCCCGCCGCGACGGCAGCCGGCGCGATCTACCTCATCTTCTCGTGCGCGGTCGCGGCGGTCGCCGGCGCGTGGGAGGGACGGCGTTACCGATCACTGCTGAGCGGCGTCAGGACCAGTGGGCGGCCGGTGTCCGCGGTCCTCGTGCAGTTGCTTTGGTTGCCGATGGCCGCCGGCGTCCTCCTGCAACTGTTCGGCGTCGCGATCGCGAGCGCGCACTCCCGGGGCTCGCCGGGAGGCCCGTCCCCCGTCGTCCTGCTGGCGTACGTCGGCATCGTCTTCTTCCACACCTGCCTCGGCTTCGTGTGCGGCCGCTGGCTCCCGCCGGTCGCCGGCCTGCCGGTCGCACTCCTCGTCTCGTACTGCTGGTTGGGCTTCACCTGGGCCGTCGACTCCTTCCCGCTCCGGTACCTGGCCGGGCTCACCATGTCGGACTGCTGCTCGGTCGAGACCGCGCTCGACGTCCGCGCACCCGCCATCGCGCTGTTCTTCAGCGTGGTCGGTGGTGCTGCGCTGCTCGTCGTCGCCGTGAGCGACCGCGCCACCGGCAGTGTCGCTCGTCGGGACGGGCTCCTGATCGGGAGCGCGCTCATGGTCACGACCACGGTGCTGTCGTTGCTGGCGGGGTCGGGGCTCGGAGCCAGTCCGATCGTCGAACGGCCAAAGTCCGAAGCCAACTGCTCCGGGACACGGCCCACGATCTGCCTGTTCCCCGAGCAGGTGCTGCGTTCCGATCCCGAGCGGGTGATCCGTTCCGCAGCGCGCAACCTCGAAGCGGCCGGGCTGTCACTCCCCGCGACGATCCGGACGAGCAACGAGCCGTCGACGTCCTCGACGTTGAACATGGTCGTGCAGGTCCACATGTCCGAGGCCGATCTCGTGCACAGCATCACGACCGCGCTGCTGCCCGACACCATCGCCAGCTACTGCGGATCCGAGCGGGACTACGACCAGCGGCTCGAGGACGCCGCGGTCGTCGACCGGTGGCTGATCGACGTCGCCTCCGTCGGGATCGTCGACCCGCGCGATGTCGAACCCGCCGTCGAGATGCAGAACCCGAGCACGCTCGCCGCCCTCGAACGCGCTCCGATGGAGGAGCAGGTGCGCTGGATCACGCAGACCTCGGACCGGTTGACCGACTGTTCGGCCCGATCGATCCCGGTGCCGTCAGCATGAGGTGGTGGCTGCGCGTCCACCGGATGACGTTCGTGGTCGTCTCCGTCGTCGTGCTCACCCTGCTGTCCATCGGGTCGGGGTCGCTCTCGCTGCTGTTCCCGGCACTGGGCGGCACAACGCCGTTCGCGTCGATTCCCGTGGCCGCGGTCCTGCCGTTGGTCCTCGCGATCATCACGTTGACGTGTCTCGATCGAGCGTCTGCGCCAGCGGCAGTCCGGCGGACGGACCTGCTCGAACTCGGCGCCATCGCGCTCGTCCTGGTAGTCGTCGTCGCGGTGTCGGGCATCGCACTGGCGGCTGGTGCCGAGGGCTCTGCAGCGCTGGCGACGGTCCGCAACACCGGCACGTTCCTCGGCCTCGCACTCGTCGCTCGGGAGTGGCTCGGCGCACGGCACCAGTCCGTCCCGGGCGTGGTGTACCTGTTCCTCGCGGCGCTGTTCGGTCGGGAAACTCCGGGGCACCCCGCTGCGTGGGCGGGCGTGGTGACGACGAGCAGGGAGCCGGAGTACTCGGTGTTCACGCTGGTGGTCGTCATCGCGGCGGTGGTCGTCAGCGTGCGGAGGGTCGCCGGGCGTCGGTGAGCGGCCGGTGCCCGGCGAGAGTGCCGTCACGAGGGCAGGAGCACCGCGGGGACCACGGGGACTGACGTTCGAGCGCGGCGCCGATCGGCTCGTCTCCTCCTAGTGTTGGAGCAATGGACGAGTACCAGGGAGTCGCGCGCCGGACATGGCGTCGGACAGCCGTCATCGTCGCCGTCGGTCTGATCGTGGGCGGGGTCTTCGGATGGCTGGTGAGCCACGGAGAGTCACCATCGACCACGGTGCTCACGACGACAGGTTTCGCGTTCTCGCTGGGCGGCATCGCCGGAGCCTTCTCCGTCATGGCGACGAGCTTCCGCATCGCGATGAAGATGCAGGCGCCGATGCAGGGCCTCCCTCGTCCTGAGCGGCAGATGATCGGGCGAGCCATCAAGACGGGCGTCCCGGTCGAACCGGCGGGCTCCGAGCTCGGCTGGCGCGCGTTCGACCAAGCGCGGTTGATGGCGGTCTACCAGCCGCTGGCGCTCGGCCAGTTCCTGCTGCTCTACCTCGGGATCATCGGGCCGCAGTTGCCGCTGCTGATCCGCGACGACGGGTTGTCCGTCTGGATCGGCCGCGTTCTCTGCTCACTGCTCGTCGTAGCGGCGGTGGTGGTGACGCCGATGCTCCTGCGGAGCTCCCGGCGAGCCCGGCGGTACGTCGAGGTCGCGTCGGTGTCAGGTTGACCAAGCGATCGCGGCACTTTGGCGGCGGGAGTTCTTCGCCAACGGCAGCGTGACGCCCGCGACGGAGCGATCCTGACCGCTGAGGGCCGCCGGGTCATGGGCGCCCGGGAGCACGACGACCCGGTCATGACCGCACAACGCGTCGAACACGCACTCGACGGGTGGCCGTCGTCGCGGAGCGGAGCACTGCCGACCTCCGCCCGGTACGGTGTTCGTCGGAGGGGGAACGATGAGCAACATCAACACCTGGGGTGGAACCGCCACGAAGGCCGCTGCAAAGCCGCAATTCATCGTGCGGCGGTCATGGATCAGTTCGACGCTGATCCTGTGGCTCGGACTCGGAGCATTCGGGGTTGGTGTCCTCGGCGCGATCCTGCAGTCGAGCATCGCGCCGGACTCTGACGGCGCGGTGTTCGCGATGCTCATCGGCGCCAGCATCGTGGCCCTGCCCCTCGGCCTGATCCTCAACCGCAGCCGCATCACGGTCTACGACGAGCGGTACGACGTCCGGCCCGGGCTGGGCCGCAAGCGTCGCCGTGATGTGAACGACCTGGACAAGCTCCGCTTCGGCCGCCAGTCGAGCCGCAACGGCACGGTCTACATCAACCTCACCGGTTGGAACGAGCAGCAGAAGAAGCAGTTCCGGATCTACACGACCCATCGCGGGTATGCCGAGTTCACAGCGTGGCTCGCGCAGCATCGCCCCGAGCAGTGGGCGAAGTGCGAGGCGCTCGGCGTTCCCGACTCGGACTGACCGCGCTCGTGTCAATCAGATCGGAATGAGCCAGGGCTCGACCCGGATCAGATCGCACCAGCCCGTCCCCAGGACGTCACGAATCTCATTCGACGGAACCGGAAGCAGCGTCCCGACGAAGGCGTCCAGCCCTGACCCCGGTACTTCGCTGACTCGCACTTCGTACGGGAGCCAGGACTCCGGCACTCGATCCAGG
The sequence above is drawn from the Curtobacterium sp. L6-1 genome and encodes:
- a CDS encoding SseB family protein gives rise to the protein MSANGTTGSAFGPGAEDAVPNDAGELRRRMSESAEGFLGSAAWVPWKTDGADGDPEDGSVAHVVIRDRQFVPVFTDPSELRTSLPGLEARATPMAELVSALPEEFGIVVDPTSAQAANFLQADVIAGLREGMHRGVPTDDDAPSDSDPA
- a CDS encoding TM0106 family RecB-like putative nuclease, whose amino-acid sequence is MQITEDGRAMLSPSDLTTWATCEWAVLRRLDVKLGRGEPLPDEHDDMLDRTARLGDQHELDYLEILKQTHDVVEFDRPAPPQYAEAAEQALRAMRDGADVLFQPTFHVPASADGTGFIGFADFIIRNARGEYEVYDTKLARHAKISALLQLAAYAEQMRANDIPTGQQVHLVLGDRTTTTHELADIVPVYRTQRAELIRVIAERLAADEPMQWGDPRYSSCGRCSACQQEVQRHRDLVLVAGMRLDQRTKLIRQGVRSIDDLAVRTAPVATMSKTTLDRLVRQASLQIETERAVNRSNAASPNGGPAFDVMDPRALDAIPAPNPGDVFFDFEGDPLHTEDGVHWGLDYLFGLVDDQAEFRAFWAHTIRDERRALEDFLAFIADRRERYPDMHIYHYAAYERTHLLSLAARHGVGEDAVDDLLRAGVLVDLYPIVRKALVVGSRSYSIKKLEPLYMGDDLRLSDVTNAADSITAYVDAIEELRSGDPAEGQRQLDQVADYNAYDCRSTLRLRDWLLGLRAEHAPDATTTTELEGLPPIPVEREPNPVTVALTEYLGDVDALDRTPDQTALALAAAAIDYHRREAKTFWQDHFDRLRNPVDEWADTRDVLVVERASVERDWATLPRARSLSREIRVSGTLAPGSRLRPGGSPHLVYDDPLPASIAAPGPGSKGATDRAVILEVWDNGDVTEVLLLERMPVGGGEPHTDFPVALAPSSPPRAKPQPEAIAEWGAEVLDALPEMLPDPALDLLRRVPPRGPLAPVVGDDTVSAVVATLLGLDRSYLAIQGPPGTGKTYVGSNVVAKLVREHGWRVGVVGQSHATSENFLDAVIAAGVPAERVVKQPKSGADAEEIEAAQWTPVKNGAAIAAFLQSCADTGTGGVVGGTAWTFANESTTGRRSLDLLVVDEAGQFSLAPTIASAVAATRLLLLGDPQQLPQVSQGSHPEPVDQSALGWLADGEHVLPPEFGYFLAKTRRMETALTAAVSGLSYDGQLASMVSGRHLDGIDAGVHPVPVLHAGNTTSSPEEAAQVVALVADVVGRTWTDEQGTRQLTDEDVIVVAPYNAQGAVVREALDRAGFRGTQVGTVDLFQGREAVVSITSLAASSAADIPRGLDFLLMPNRLNVALSRAKWAAYLVHSPALTTALPPSIPGLALLSRFIELVGPRG
- a CDS encoding ATP-binding cassette domain-containing protein; translation: MSITLDELSFAHPRRPPLLNALSLEIPKGRSVLLGPNGAGKSTLLALIADALRPRSGTISVGPAGSASTKGNRRRFRRAVSWLPQHTAAMPRLTVREQVAYSGWLKGLSRADAWERSEGALAAADLGARSDQRAATLSGGQMRRLGVASALVSGASWLLLDEPTAGLDPAQRNRFAQVVQGLPDDVSVLISTHQTDDVVATIDHVTVLVDGRVPFAGTVADFTRPFDGREPAAAVIAAYTQFADEED
- a CDS encoding GOLPH3/VPS74 family protein; the encoded protein is MSESLTLPEALALLLLDPGGRLLATGQAFDAGLAGAALGDLALRGQVSLERKRVVVAKAPPTGNPAIDGFVHFLEAAPSPRRPTSWVSRLGNRGLRDAVLGGLVHRGVLAREERRVLGIFPSVRWPERDGGPEKALRAELWAVLQGQAVPTPFTTALIGLLQATRSLRTQFGPQDRARVRWITQGDWIAEAVRFVIRQAESSVGGIDGADGGGGGDGGGGGDGGSS
- a CDS encoding DUF7224 domain-containing protein, producing the protein MRPLVPWRSRAAVWVTPPGLAGVVGYTAQFGSETTVVGYWPAATAAGAIYLIFSCAVAAVAGAWEGRRYRSLLSGVRTSGRPVSAVLVQLLWLPMAAGVLLQLFGVAIASAHSRGSPGGPSPVVLLAYVGIVFFHTCLGFVCGRWLPPVAGLPVALLVSYCWLGFTWAVDSFPLRYLAGLTMSDCCSVETALDVRAPAIALFFSVVGGAALLVVAVSDRATGSVARRDGLLIGSALMVTTTVLSLLAGSGLGASPIVERPKSEANCSGTRPTICLFPEQVLRSDPERVIRSAARNLEAAGLSLPATIRTSNEPSTSSTLNMVVQVHMSEADLVHSITTALLPDTIASYCGSERDYDQRLEDAAVVDRWLIDVASVGIVDPRDVEPAVEMQNPSTLAALERAPMEEQVRWITQTSDRLTDCSARSIPVPSA